CCTTGAGAAACAAGCAGAAGATGCAGGGGGCCATTGCACGGGTGTGTGTGGTGCTGGCTGCTGCTTTACTGAACCATCCAAGGCTCTTTCCTCAAGAGAACGCCACCCacccagaccaggaccaggagcTCATGGCTCGCATGCGGGAGCGTGAGGAGCGGCTGCAAATGGAGCAGGCCAAACTGGAGGACGAACTTTCACGGCAGAACTCTGAGCAGGAAGAAACCGCCCCTGACGAGGCCTACGGACGGTACTTGTGGAGCGCCGTGTCTTTCGTCATATTCTTCACCATCGAGATGTGCAGGCTGGATCTCGCCGATGCAGAAGCCCGTCCAGTTGAGGACGAAGACGTACTTTCGGAGAGTGGATGGGTCACGCCCGGGACGATGGCGCTAGATAAAGACGTCCTGAGGAACTTCTGTGACAAGTTCGCGTGCGCGACGTCCCACGAAGTCTGGAGGGTGAGGGAGTTCGTCGGGGGCTTCGCCGATGACTTGCTGGAGTCGCTAAGGAGCGTGTGCGACAGGGACACGGACGTGGAAGTCGGGGACTTTGTCGGGATTGGGAGCACGTTCGAGTCCTCGAAGGTCTTCAGGCCGCTGATATGCGACCTTCTGGTGCCGTTCTCGCCGCCGGAGCAGTACTGCTTCCAGTTCCATCTGTGGTGCGGCGCTTCCAGTGACACGCCCCCCACCATGCAGGGCTGCGGCAGGATGACGGTGACCCGGAGCGGGGAGAACGGCGAGCGCTGTCTCTGCGGCTCCGCTAACCTGGCGGACGACGTGCTGTGTCTGCTCCACGGCAGCAGCGACACGCTCAAAGCGGACCGCGCCGTCGAAACGCTGTTGTGTTCCAAGAACACGCATTCCTTAGCCAAGGATCGCGTCATGAAGTGGTTCCAGATCTCTCTAACCAGAGCTTGGGCTCGCATCTCTCACAAATACGATTTCGAGGTCACTTTTCGCAACCTGGATACCGCTGGCGCGCTGAAGATCCGACTACGGTCGGGGAAAGTCGTCTTGCTGAATGTCATTCCGGCGGTTCAGCTGGAGGATACGAAGGCTTATTTGGTCCCACACTTCCCATCAGATTGCGAGAGCTCTCCAGATCCTTACTGGCCCCTTTCTTTTGCCGTCTATGAGAGGAGTTTGCTGAAACACTTTGCTAAACGACTACCGCAGAACTCCTGCCATTTGCACTGCTTTCAAATTATTACCTTCCTGCACAGAAAGCAGAGAGGGCTCACAGGAGAGAGCGGCCTGACTAGCTACCACTTAAAGACGGTTCTGTTGCACCTGTTGCTGAGCAAAAGGCCCTCCGCCTGGGGCGTCTCGAGCACGGAGGACAGGCT
Above is a window of Brachionichthys hirsutus isolate HB-005 chromosome 7, CSIRO-AGI_Bhir_v1, whole genome shotgun sequence DNA encoding:
- the itprip gene encoding inositol 1,4,5-trisphosphate receptor-interacting protein, with product MQGAIARVCVVLAAALLNHPRLFPQENATHPDQDQELMARMREREERLQMEQAKLEDELSRQNSEQEETAPDEAYGRYLWSAVSFVIFFTIEMCRLDLADAEARPVEDEDVLSESGWVTPGTMALDKDVLRNFCDKFACATSHEVWRVREFVGGFADDLLESLRSVCDRDTDVEVGDFVGIGSTFESSKVFRPLICDLLVPFSPPEQYCFQFHLWCGASSDTPPTMQGCGRMTVTRSGENGERCLCGSANLADDVLCLLHGSSDTLKADRAVETLLCSKNTHSLAKDRVMKWFQISLTRAWARISHKYDFEVTFRNLDTAGALKIRLRSGKVVLLNVIPAVQLEDTKAYLVPHFPSDCESSPDPYWPLSFAVYERSLLKHFAKRLPQNSCHLHCFQIITFLHRKQRGLTGESGLTSYHLKTVLLHLLLSKRPSAWGVSSTEDRLRDALGFLQRSLQEKRLDHVVVGNRKIPEDIDVPEVFRKAEPINLFRPLVLRKELYAATVGHFREMLRNAPALMQEYTSRFSNEGSRRSREENVSG